One window of the Marmota flaviventris isolate mMarFla1 chromosome 2, mMarFla1.hap1, whole genome shotgun sequence genome contains the following:
- the LOC139703283 gene encoding alpha-1-antitrypsin-like protein GS55-LT: protein MPSSISWGLLLLAGLSCLATGCLIEDSEESDASKPDQNSASHRIAPNLAEFAFSLYRVLAHHSNTTNIFFSPVSIATALASLSLGTKADTHTQILEGLGFNLTETAEADIHQGFQHLLQTLNRPNSQLQLTTGSGLFIDHNLKLLDKFLEDVKNLYHSEAFSTNFTNTEEAKRQINTYVEKGTQGKIVDLVKDLNRDSVLALVNYIFFKGTWEKPFKVDHTMEQDFHVDEATTVRVPMMNRLGMFDLHYCPTLSSMMLKMDYLGNATAIFIMPKVGRMEYVEDTITKEFLDKFLKKKYTSKATVHFPKLSISGTIDLKSVLTSLGITKVFSNAADLSGITEDAALRVSQALHKAVLTIDEKGTEDEGDTVKGPMALTLAPQVKFNSPFLVVIYEHSTKSPLFVGKVVNPTQQ from the exons ATGCCGTCCTCTATCTCGTGGGGCCTCCTGCTGCTGGCCGGCCTCAGCTGCCTGGCCACTGGCTGCCTGATTGAGGATTCTGAGGAGTCAGATGCATCCAAGCCCGACCAGAACTCCGCCTCCCACAGGATTGCCCCAAACCTGGCTGAGTTTGCCTTCAGCCTCTACCGGGTGCTGGCCCATCATTCCAACACCACCAACATCTTCTTCTCCCCTGTGAGCATCGCCACAGCCTTGGCCTCACTCTCGCTGGGCACCAAGGCTGACACTCACACCCAGATCCTGGAGGGTCTGGGCTTCAACCTCACGGAGACTGCAGAGGCTGACATCCACCAGGGCTTCCAGCATCTTCTCCAAACCCTCAATAGGCCCAACAGCCAGCTCCAGCTGACCACCGGCAGCGGCCTCTTCATTGACCACAATCTGAAGCTGCTGGACAAGTTCTTGGAGGATGTCAAGAACCTGTACCACTCAGAGGCCTTCTCCACCAACTTCACAAACACCGAAGAGGCCAAGAGGCAGATCAACACTTATGTGGAGAAAGGGACCCAAGGGAAAATTGTGGATTTGGTGAAAGATCTGAACAGAGACTCAGTTCTCGCCCTGGtgaactacattttctttaaag GCACATGGGAGAAACCCTTCAAGGTAGATCACACCATGGAACAAGACTTCCATGTGGACGAGGCCACCACCGTGAGGGTGCCCATGATGAACCGCCTGGGCATGTTTGACCTGCACTACTGCCCCACATTGTCCAGCATGATGCTAAAGATGGACTATCTGGGCAATGCCACTGCCATCTTCATCATGCCCAAGGTGGGGAGAATGGAGTATGTGGAGGACACCATCACGAAGGAATTCCTCGACAAGTTCCTGAAAAAAAAGTACACCAG CAAAGCCACAGTACACTTCCCCAAACTGTCCATCTCTGGAACCATCGATCTGAAGTCTGTCCTGACAAGTCTGGGCATCACCAAGGTCTTCAGCAACGCGGCTGACCTGTCTGGGATCACGGAGGACGCTGCCCTAAGGGTCTCCCAG GCCCTGCATAAGGCTGTGCTGACCATCGATGAGAAAGGCACAGAGGATGAAGGGGACACCGTTAAGGGACCCATGGCCCTGACTCTTGCCCCTCAGGTGAAATTCAACAGTCCTTTCCTCGTGGTCATCTATGAGCACTCCACCAAGAGCCCCCTCTTTGTGGGGAAGGTGGTGAACCCCACACAACAGTAG
- the LOC139703233 gene encoding LOW QUALITY PROTEIN: alpha-1-antitrypsin-related protein-like (The sequence of the model RefSeq protein was modified relative to this genomic sequence to represent the inferred CDS: inserted 1 base in 1 codon) — translation MPSSVSWGLLLLVGLCCLAPGSQVQDPQEAQSSDHGHEHEEHSTCHNVSSKVIDMAFTLYREPATWSRHSNILFSPVSIAMAFAMLSLGTKSDTHTQILEGLKLNLRETPEAKIHECFQHLLQTFQQSSQQRQLTTGSSLFIHSSLKLVDQFVQDTKNLYHSEIVPVDFRNTHEPKKQINSHVQQKTQRTCPTYISPPPSLPPSLPPGKWNEEPNAERHIVENFHVNRKMTIKVPMIHCLGNFFLHRDKELSSWVLVQHYLRDTTTFAILPDPGRMLQVEKXLTPKHFEDILRKIDIRTANLHFPKLSISGTIDLKPVLRSLGITKVFSHEADLSGITEDAPLRLSQALHKAVLTFDKEETVATGDAKWEENTLFEVPTVQFNRPFLPIIRDEYTNFPLFGGKIVNPIEK, via the exons ATGCCATCCTCCGTCTCATGGGGCCTCCTCTTGCTGGTAGGCCTGTGCTGCCTGGCCCCAGGCTCCCAGGTTCAAGATCCCCAGGAGGCCCAATCATCTGATCATGGCCACGAGCATGAGGAACATTCAACCTGCCACAATGTCTCCTCCAAGGTCATTGACATGGCCTTCACCTTATACAGGGAGCCAGCCACATGGTCAAGACACAGCAATATCTTATTCTCCCCAGTGAGCATCGCGATGGCCTTTGCCATGCTCTCCCTGGGGACCAAGAGTGACACTCACACCCAGATCCTGGAGGGCCTGAAGCTGAATCTCAGGGAGACTCCGGAGGCTAAGATCCATGAGTGCTTCCAGCATCTCCTCCAGACCTTCCAGCAGTCCAGCCAACAGCGCCAGCTGACCACGGGCAGCAGCCTCTTCATCCACAGCAGCCTAAAGCTCGTGGATCAATTTGTCCAAGACACCAAGAATCTGTACCACTCAGAGATCGTCCCCGTCGACTTCAGGAACACCCACGAACCCAAGAAACAGATCAATAGTCACGTGCAGCAGAAAACCCAGAGGACA TGCCCAACCTACATctcaccccctccctccctgcctccctccctccctccaggcaAATGGAATGAGGAGCCCAATGCTGAGCGGCACATCGTAGAGAACTTTCATGTGAACAGGAAGATGACCATCAAGGTGCCCATGATCCACTGCCTGGGCAACTTCTTCCTGCACCGCGACAAGGAGCTGTCCAGCTGGGTGCTGGTTCAGCACTACCTGCGTGACACCACCACCTTCGCCATCCTGCCGGACCCAGGGAGGATGCTGCAGGTGGAGA ATCTGACCCCCAAGCACTTTGAAGATATCCTGAGAAAGATCGACATCAG GACAGCCAATTTACACTTCCCCAAACTGTCCATCTCTGGAACCATCGACCTGAAGCCCGTCCTGAGAAGTCTGGGCATCACCAAGGTCTTCAGCCATGAGGCTGACCTGTCTGGGATCACGGAGGACGCTCCCCTGAGGCTCTCCCAG GCCCTGCATAAGGCTGTGCTGACCTTCGACAAGGAAGAGACAGTGGCCACAGGGGATGCCAAATGGGAAGAAAACACATTGTTTGAGGTCCCCACTGTCCAGTTCAACAGGCCCTTCTTGCCCATCATTAGGGATGAGTACACCAACTTTCCCCTCTTTGGTGGCAAAATAGTGAATCCCATAGAGAAATAG